The genomic stretch TTGACAGCGGTTGGCTGATGGAGATACAAGCTGGCTCTGCATGACAATTGGGGAGGGAATTAGCATATTCACACAGGGAAAATAAGAgttttttaaagacaaaggCAACTGAAAAGCATAGCTAGAAAACCCCAACTGAATctcttctgcacacacacacacacacacacacacacacagtagataCCTGTACTCTGGCCAAATACATGAGGAATCTGtgtcatttcaaacatttttgcaAACACCATAAAACAATAAAGACCACAGTTCCACAGGATGTCCTgcgtgcatacacacacatgcacacgcacgcatcTCTATGAAGACACCAACAGAGGGAcattttgtctatttttgtccCTTTTCTCTGTCATCTGGAGTGAAGAAAGAAGCCAGATGCTTGTTCGTAGTCCCTGAGACTATTTTGAGCCCCCGGTCCATTAGTATCCCGCTGCTTCCCTAATCCTCATTCACATGTAATGGCTGACATTTCATCTTAATGTGTTAATTCATTAGCTGGGTGCTGaatggagagacacagagacagccGTAAGCAGACACGCTAATGAGTCTCCACACGTTACAAAAGCTGCTGGCCACCGCAGGGCTGATGCCTGGCAGACTGGGTTACCTGGTGCAAGAAAATCCCCTGATGCACCATCACCTGACAGGCTGCttgaacgggggggggggggcatgttcgGCCAATTCTGGCACCAATTAAAGAGGTTAAGCACAGCACAGTTAAGACAAATGCAAATAGGCCTATCATTTTCAAATTGTCTTACTTTTTTATGCctgtaaacacactttttacCACAAACTGGCAGCCTAGCAGTGGTAAATGAGAACCCACTGCTGTCTCTctcttactcacacacacacaaacacacacttagacatagactcacacaaacacacacaaacatttgacTAAACACAGAAAGTCAGTGACACGTTATTGTTGGAGCGGCATTCAGTCTGGACCACTGCCCCAAAAATGCTCTGTGCAAacactgacccccccaccccccctaccaccaccagcaccaccaccagcacccaaATGtcccagatgtgtgtgtgtgcgtcccaGAGCGGGGGTAGGGGGACAAGGGACTTTCATCTGCAGTGCCAAATCTTAGCTCTTGTgcattcagcagcagcatcacgttCTCCAGCTtcaccgtctctctctctctctctctcactcactcaaacatacacaaacacacacacacacacacacacacacacagcaattcATACACTCAACACAACATGCAGCAGAGTTTGTGTTGAAGGGGGCTGTTAAAGGGCAGGGAGGGGGCTTCCTGTTACTGGAATTACCCTCTACATGTGGGGTCAATATGTGCAACGTTGGggactgtgtgcgtgtgcgtgtgcgtgtcatTTGTAGAGGTGGGGGCTGCTGTTGCGTGATACACCCCACCACActcccccttcctccttctGTATAAAAGGGAAGGGGGGAAAGGCACCTTTGTCACTTTGCTTCCAGACGCAGAGACGATCTCACTCTCTGGACACGCACATTCCTCAAGGACAAACTGATTATCCTGACAAAGGAGCGTCCTCGCTGCGTCCTGGAACCTGGGTTCCCCAAGCGGAGGTTCTGAAACGGAGGGCAAAAGCATCACATTTTGGAAGAAAACCCAACCCGACTTGTTCACCAAGTTCCTCACGCAGTCATGAGGATCTTCaacctgctcttcctcatcctgctgGTGATCGCGGTCCTCGCTCCGGCCTCCGCCGCCAAACCGGGTAAGCACGAGCACATCTGCGCATTTCCTGGCAAACCACAGGTGTCTGCTAAAAAAGGTCAGACGGGTCAAATCCACAGTTGCTGGCATTGTTAGATATGTGTCAATAAAGTAGATTAAGTAATGTGTAACTCTAACGCAATGGCAATGGCACAATTCTTGCCATCTTAATCTCagttgagggggaaaaaagaaacgaGCTTAACGTTCTCACCGgtaacacgtttttttttttttaataaactcaCATAAGCCACTCACCTGTGGGTCAATTGTGGCACCGTGATTTCAATAAGAGTTGGTTTATTTACAGCAAGTACCTTACGTGGTGCGTTCACGGACAGCCCGTCTGGTGCGCATTGAAGCGCACTCCTGATGAAATCCCCGctattttgtcttttctgtaGGACATATATGGGCATACTTAATGGACGCATCTCCCTTTAACAGGGTTAATTGATTTCAGATGTGAAATACCGTGTTTCAATCACTTTACCCACTTGGATGTATAGAAAACTGGAAATGAAATTGAATGATCTAAAAATGATACGTTTCAAAGAGCTTCGTTGCTACAGTCTATGGAGGCATAGGTGTCTGTAAGACAGCCATCCCGCTGGTCCGGCCTGCAGTAGCAGGTGCGTTCGTGCGCAAATCCGCGCAGGATCGCGATTATCCTCACTTGCGGGCGCGGACAGTCGGCGGTTTTAAGCAGATAGGCTTTGTTTTGGCTGGAGGTCGTGATTAGGCTCATGTGACGGGGACGTGACGATGAAGAGTTGGGGGTAGAGAGGGGGGACCACAGCGGAACGCCGCCAGGGATCGCGCAGTGACCCCGGAGAGTCCCTTTGTCCCCGACTGGAAGACACTCCTGCGCGCTTTTGTCAGCCGCGGTGTTAAAGCGCCATGCAAATACCCGCACTTTATTAACATGACATGGAGCAACTGTGTCAAGTGTAAAGATGCATTGCTTCGGGCCTGGGGAGCAGTTTCTTTCACTGGGTAGagatgggggaggtggggggagagagggcCATAAAGTCATCTGGCACTTTATCTCTTCCTGGGCTTGGCTGGCAGCTTGTTAACCACGGGAGTCAAAGTGGATTTATTAGCTATGTTTAGTAACAGTGTGGACTGCAGTTTATTAGAAGGGGGTTGCCTGTTGCTGGAAGGCTGACcccaacaataaaaacaacaggggGGTTACATTCCACCATAACAGGACCCAAATCATCAACTCTCGAAATGAGCTCGCTTTTGCCCAGTTGGAATAAACGGTGGGCAGCATGTAGGTTTCTCTCTGCTCCATTCAGCCAGTTCATGTGGTTGATGCTAACAATCTGAAATGACTCCTGCAGATTTCCTGAAGCTGAGGAGAAAATACCACAGGCTCCACTGCCACCATAGACGCTGTGTGGCCCTCCACTCCAGAGTACCCTTCCCCTAAGGTGAGATCCTTTCATGTTTGCCTGTAAAAAAGGTTACGAGGTAATcataaatggaacaaaaaagGGTGTCAGAGCTGGACGGTGGTCGttaagaaggtgtgtgtgtgtatacgtgcaAACCCGTGCTAATGAGGGACGGGAAGGCTGTACGTCATCAAATCCTGTCAACAGGAAActaatttttttgttttgtgacagACTGAAACGCAACAAGGGACACGAGGAGAACGAAGTAGGAGGAGACGGATGGTCCCTGAGATGAGGTCAGGGGTCGTCGTGGGGAGCAACGCCATGGCGATGTAATCCAAAGACCGCCGCACGCGCAAGAGACAGATGGCTGAGTTTGAGCTTGAGCTGAAACATGCTGTTACAGTGAAATGTATCAGCGTCCTGGCGACCACGGCTCTGGGTCTGTCCACCTCCACGGGACCCCGACGTGCTGGGAAGGGGGGTGACAGCAGAACCATTGATGGCCGACTGGAAAAGCTAGACCAAAAAGCTGCGGACATTGTAATGACGATGAAAAACAGTCACGTAGTATTCCTGCAAAATGTTTATAATGTATATACGCACTTCAAATGTTTATTGATTTACATTTAAAGCTGTTTAATAAAACTGTCAATGTTGTCTTTGCTTTGCGTCATTGGTGAAAAGAAGCTTTTAAAGTGAGGATTCATCTGGGGACCCAATGGGAGAACCTGCTACCTGAAACAGTTGAGAGGATTCAGGGCTCTTGGGAGGGTTAACATGGGAACGGGGGTCataaagaggaggggggggggcgtcctgTGGAGTTACGGAGACCGGGCATGAACGAATCACAATGGGGAGCAAACACCGGGGACGCACACGGCGACCTCGATATTTCGCTGGGGCGGATTCCCGCGACTGTTAAGATTTAACGGAGAAGAGGTCGACGTCCTCCTCTCAGCCTCGTAAAATGACTCCACGCTGGACGGCGTTCAATACGATgaaacataaaaacaggaaactcAAAAGGTTTAATGTGAATAGCAAACAGATAATGATTGAACAGAAAACCATAAACGcacactcattaaaaaaaatcgtttctcttcctctttcttcggTCTCTAAAACATTTTCGCCTCATCAGGTGGTCGCGCCGCAGTGCAAACAGCAGCACCCGTCGATAAAAACCCTCCGCCTCTGATCTGTGACCCACGACTCCTCCCCCACTTCGACCCTTCAATAACAgatcccctcctccccccgttATCTGTCCATCTTGGCTGAGGGCGAAC from Takifugu flavidus isolate HTHZ2018 chromosome 6, ASM371156v2, whole genome shotgun sequence encodes the following:
- the apela gene encoding apelin receptor early endogenous ligand produces the protein MRIFNLLFLILLVIAVLAPASAAKPDFLKLRRKYHRLHCHHRRCVALHSRVPFP